A DNA window from Anaerocolumna sp. AGMB13020 contains the following coding sequences:
- a CDS encoding nitroreductase family protein → MKLNIPVEETIRKRISVRTYEPKSLSEKDKEELRKEISILTNPFDAKVNIHLIEKDIASNGEKLGTYGVIKGAKTFLGLSVDKSEFGLIAAGYQFENLILYATNMGLGTVWLAATFSREQFENAMNIKKNELFPAISPIGYVAGKRSVTESLMRKTMKSDKRKPWEEIFFMNSFENPLSKEEANEYVNPLELLRLAPSATNAQPWRVVKKQGFYHFFETHKSNTKEDEIMIKKVDLGIGISHFHQVALERGLAGNFEKLTDLKLQVPDNTNYVISWKIDK, encoded by the coding sequence ATGAAACTTAATATTCCAGTAGAAGAAACGATTAGAAAAAGGATAAGTGTAAGAACATATGAACCGAAAAGTTTATCAGAAAAAGACAAGGAGGAGTTAAGGAAGGAAATAAGTATTCTAACAAATCCATTTGATGCAAAGGTTAATATACATCTAATTGAAAAAGATATTGCATCAAATGGTGAAAAGCTAGGAACTTATGGAGTCATTAAAGGTGCAAAGACATTCTTAGGTCTCTCAGTTGATAAAAGTGAATTTGGACTAATTGCGGCTGGTTATCAATTTGAAAATCTGATATTATATGCTACCAATATGGGGCTTGGAACAGTCTGGCTGGCAGCGACCTTTAGTAGAGAACAATTCGAAAATGCAATGAATATTAAAAAGAATGAACTATTTCCAGCAATTTCTCCAATTGGATATGTAGCCGGTAAAAGGAGCGTTACGGAAAGTCTGATGAGAAAAACAATGAAGTCTGATAAACGGAAACCATGGGAAGAGATATTCTTTATGAATTCTTTTGAAAATCCACTTTCAAAGGAAGAAGCAAATGAGTACGTTAATCCTTTGGAATTACTTCGATTGGCACCATCTGCTACTAATGCTCAACCATGGAGAGTAGTAAAAAAACAAGGTTTCTATCATTTCTTTGAAACACACAAGAGCAATACAAAAGAAGATGAAATTATGATTAAAAAGGTTGATCTTGGAATCGGCATAAGTCATTTTCATCAGGTAGCACTAGAGAGAGGGTTAGCTGGTAATTTTGAAAAACTGACAGATTTAAAATTGCAAGTTCCTGATAATACAAATTATGTTATCTCATGGAAAATTGATAAATAA
- a CDS encoding TetR/AcrR family transcriptional regulator, with product MGRSKEFEENAVLQKAMEVFWKQGYEKTSMSDLVEQMGIHRKSLYDTFGDKHSLYLKVMDRYGEFSTDRLKSEIFRADTAYQAIQYIFDYIIEANDEKHCGCLFVNAATEMGPWDQEVVKKSEEAFSEAENYITEILKKGRENGELFYKYDDEVLGEVLHNALLGLRVLVKTSASKEKMHNIANFFLELICV from the coding sequence ATGGGACGAAGTAAGGAATTTGAAGAAAATGCAGTTTTACAAAAAGCTATGGAAGTCTTTTGGAAACAAGGATACGAAAAAACTTCTATGAGTGATCTCGTAGAACAAATGGGAATACATCGAAAAAGCTTATATGATACCTTTGGTGATAAGCATTCGTTATATCTAAAAGTAATGGATCGCTATGGAGAATTCAGTACAGATAGATTAAAATCTGAAATTTTTAGGGCAGATACTGCATATCAGGCTATTCAATATATTTTTGACTACATTATTGAGGCAAATGATGAGAAACATTGCGGGTGTCTTTTTGTGAATGCGGCAACTGAGATGGGACCATGGGATCAAGAAGTGGTAAAAAAGTCTGAAGAAGCGTTTAGCGAAGCAGAAAATTATATTACTGAGATATTAAAAAAGGGTCGGGAAAATGGTGAATTGTTTTATAAATATGATGATGAAGTCTTAGGAGAAGTATTGCACAATGCGCTTTTGGGATTGCGTGTACTTGTTAAAACATCGGCAAGTAAAGAAAAAATGCATAACATAGCTAATTTTTTTCTAGAATTAATATGTGTCTAA
- a CDS encoding AlkZ-related protein has protein sequence MKTENKNNMLYSSIELEQLVQQYGFLPFFRNGIPGFSVEEHTPAELWFIEGVNGPWEWKGPVASWGKCVYGKFFDKKAGFISLEWFTDFVNYRRDGYDFDARYDDGLAPRKDKHIFDTVLEKKSLLSKELKDLCNYRKGGNKGFDTIITRLQMQTYITISNFEYMTDRYGKPYGWGVARYSIPELQLGAEVITSAYTRTPAESKVRMLAHLEKTLPMANEMQLIKMIG, from the coding sequence ATGAAAACAGAAAACAAGAACAATATGCTTTATTCTTCAATCGAATTGGAGCAACTGGTACAGCAATATGGCTTTCTACCTTTTTTTCGGAACGGAATACCAGGTTTTTCTGTAGAGGAACATACTCCAGCTGAACTGTGGTTTATAGAAGGTGTGAATGGTCCATGGGAATGGAAAGGACCGGTCGCCAGCTGGGGGAAATGTGTTTATGGTAAGTTTTTTGATAAGAAAGCTGGTTTTATCAGCCTTGAATGGTTTACTGATTTTGTAAACTATCGGCGAGACGGGTATGATTTTGATGCCCGCTATGACGATGGGCTTGCACCACGCAAAGATAAGCACATCTTTGATACGGTTCTGGAAAAGAAGTCGCTGTTATCCAAGGAGCTAAAAGATTTATGTAACTATCGAAAAGGTGGTAACAAGGGTTTTGATACAATTATTACACGCCTGCAAATGCAGACTTACATTACGATTTCCAATTTTGAATACATGACCGATAGATACGGCAAACCATACGGGTGGGGAGTTGCCCGTTACAGTATTCCGGAATTACAACTGGGAGCCGAGGTAATTACCTCAGCTTATACCCGTACTCCCGCAGAATCCAAGGTGCGGATGTTAGCACATCTAGAAAAAACATTACCAATGGCAAATGAAATGCAGCTAATAAAAATGATAGGATAA
- a CDS encoding NADP-dependent oxidoreductase, whose translation MKAAQIAKYTKHIELKVNDIPIPEIGENEVLVRVKVAAVNPLEMLIITGSVKLIQDYNFPLTLGNELTGVIEKIGTKVQGFKVGDAIYSRMPLAKIGAFAEYAAIDAGAIGHLPANLDFVTGAAAPLTGLTAYQGLHEELEAKAGATVFIPGGSGSFGQMAIPIAKAMGLKVIVSGNPQLREQIIGIGADQYLDYTTENYWELLSNIDYVIDALGSDEFDRELSIIKPGGILLSLKSGPNKRFAVDHGLPGWKQKLFSVAGSKYDKKAKKKNIQYRFIFVRSDGSQLKELTKIIEENKIVPAVDPTDFRIEDINKALNLVMTGHTKGKVVIKF comes from the coding sequence ATGAAAGCAGCACAAATTGCAAAATATACAAAGCATATTGAATTAAAAGTAAACGATATACCAATACCGGAAATCGGTGAAAATGAAGTTTTAGTTAGAGTTAAAGTGGCAGCGGTTAATCCTTTGGAAATGCTTATTATAACCGGTAGCGTTAAACTTATTCAGGATTATAATTTCCCATTGACGCTTGGTAATGAGTTGACTGGTGTGATTGAAAAAATCGGTACAAAGGTGCAAGGATTTAAAGTAGGAGATGCCATCTATTCACGTATGCCCTTAGCAAAAATCGGGGCCTTTGCCGAATATGCGGCTATCGATGCAGGTGCAATCGGTCATTTACCGGCTAATCTTGATTTTGTAACCGGAGCTGCAGCACCATTAACAGGCCTGACAGCTTATCAGGGTTTACATGAAGAATTGGAGGCAAAAGCCGGTGCTACCGTCTTTATTCCAGGTGGTTCTGGGTCATTTGGACAAATGGCCATTCCGATTGCCAAAGCTATGGGACTTAAAGTGATTGTCAGCGGGAATCCCCAGTTACGCGAGCAGATAATTGGAATTGGTGCAGATCAATATCTTGATTACACGACTGAAAATTATTGGGAGTTGCTCAGCAACATAGATTATGTGATTGATGCATTGGGATCAGATGAATTTGATCGTGAACTCTCAATAATAAAACCAGGAGGAATACTTCTTTCCTTAAAGTCTGGACCTAACAAGCGCTTTGCAGTTGATCACGGATTACCGGGGTGGAAGCAAAAGCTTTTTTCGGTTGCTGGTAGTAAATATGATAAGAAAGCTAAGAAAAAGAATATTCAGTATCGGTTCATTTTCGTTCGCAGTGATGGCTCACAATTAAAAGAGCTTACGAAAATTATTGAAGAAAACAAGATTGTACCTGCAGTGGATCCGACAGACTTCCGTATTGAAGACATTAATAAAGCTCTAAATCTTGTGATGACTGGTCATACAAAAGGAAAAGTCGTTATCAAATTTTAA